The following nucleotide sequence is from Mucilaginibacter sp. cycad4.
CTTCGTGTTCAATTAACTTACCTATTAATGAAATTGAAAGCATTTTTAGCAAGTGATGCGTTGATTTACATTTATATAGCATATTAATTAGTTTGCAATCCGGGGAAAGTTGGTCTGTAAATGCTATTAGTTTAATACAATTATTTTATTTTAGTTTGTATTAGCCGATACCGATCTTGGATCGCAATAAACCTATATTAATTTTAAGCAATCAGAAATGCCCCACAATTTATCTGACTTAACGGATATTGTCCAAGAAATAGCTGTGCATGACAGTTATATTGCTTACAAAAAGTTATTTGGGTTGCTTTTTCCATCCATAAAACACTTTTCTTACTGCTTGTTAAAATCACCCGAACTGGCAGAAGAAGTTGCATCAGATGTAATGATCACTTTGTGGCGAAAGCGGAAGACAATTACTTCCATCAATAATATCAAGGTATATGCCTTTGTTATCGCTAAGAACCTCTGCTTAAATATTTTAAAGAGCAACTCCCGCGGCAGGATAGTTTCTTTAGATGATATTACTATCAATTTGCAAATTGATACTACCCCCGAGTGGATATTGATTAATGATGAATTGAAGCAAAGCCTGAATAATGCCATCAACAAATTACCTACCAGGTGTAAAATGATTTTCAGGCTGGTAAAAGAAGATGGCCTGAGTTATAAAGAAGTTTCTGAAATTCTTAATATATCCATAAAAACAGTTGATTCTCAACTTGTTATTGCTTCCAGGCGCTTGTCTGTCTCCATCAAAAAAGAGTTTAACCTCGGTACAGTAAAAAAATATTAATTTTCTTTTAGGGAGAATTTTTGTTTCTGTTGTCCTTGGGGCTTATCACCAAACATTTCATCATTGATGGAGCAGGAAAGGATTATACAGTTAATAACCAGGAAACTGGCCGGTGAGGCCACTCCGCAGGAACTTCGGGAACTGGATGAATGGCTGCTATCATTTCCCGAGGCTTTGTATTACGAAGAAGTGTTAAACCAGATTGCTTTTAAAAATGAACTTCCGGAAGAAACTGATATAGATAAAGCCTTTGACCTGCACGAGCAAAAATACAGTTATGAATTTGATGGATATAAAGATGCAGGCCAGCCAGCCACAATAAAAAAGAGCCTTATTAAACGTTGGCTGATAGCCGCCTCGTTCATTGCGATAAGCAGTTTCGCTTTTTACCTCTTATACCATAAAAACAACACCAATGCTGCATATGTACCCGATACAGAAATTGTATGCGGAAAACGAATGCGCAAAAAAATAGTACTTCCGGATGGCACTAATGTTTGGCTCAATACCAACAGTAAGCTTCAGTATAATGATTCCATGCTGTATAAAGACCGCCGGGAAGTAAGGTTGTATGGCGAAGCCTTTTTTGATGTGGCTAAAGATAAAAAGCACCCTTTTATAATACATACTCAAAAAATAGCTGTAAAAGTTTTAGGTACCGCTTTTAATATCAAAGCATATCCTAATGACCCTGTTACTGAGACAACACTCATCAGGGGATTGATAGAACTATCGCTTAACAGCGACCCGCAACGGAAGATTTTGCTGCGGCCCAAAGAAAAATTAGCATTAAATGAAAATGTGCCTAATGAGCATACAGATAAACGCCTTGCCCCGGTAATTCATAACCAAATGGTTATAGAAAACATCGAACCGGTTGAAATATCAAACAAAGATTATTTTGAAGAGACCTCATGGGTGCAAAATAAGCTGGTTTTCAAAGATGAATCTTTTGAAGAACTGGCCCCGAAGTTAGAGAAGTGGTATAACGTAACCTTTAAAATTAATAATAAAACCGTGGCCAACTATAGGTTTACGGGTATTCTTGAAAACGAAACGCTAACCCAGGCATTAACAGGAATGCAAATAATAAGGCCATTTAAATTTAAGATAACCGCCAATGACGTAGTGACCATTAACTAAAGAAGAGGATTGAAATAAAAAAGCGGGAAATGCTCGAATATTCCCCGCTATGCATCGATCCATTAATCAGCAACAGGATGCTGCTGATAACTAACCGATTATTTAATTATTAACACCGTAAAATTATGAAAAAAGAAATACTTCATGATAAAGTATTTTCTGTGCCCCATTACCGAAAATTTTTATTGATGCTTAACTGGATTTTTGTTCTGACTTTTCTGTTTTGTTTGGATGTATCGGCAAACAGTTATTCGCAAAATGCAAAGGTTAGTTTTAACCTTAAAGATGCGTCGCTGAAAAAAGCCATCTATACACTTGAGCAAAAGGGAAAAACCCGCTTTTTATACAGCGAACAATTGTTGCCGCAAGACAAGCAAATTACACTTGATGTTAACAATGTGCCGTTGCTCGATGTATTAAACAAGATCCTTGAAGATACCGGCCTTGATTACCAGGTAACTGATAACGGATTGGTAATTATAGCCCTGAAAGGCTCCATTATTAAAAACATAGATGTAAAGGGAAAGGTACTTGATGATAAGGGCAACTCGTTACCGGGGGTAAGTGTAAAGGTACTTGGTACAAATACCGGTACGGTAACCAATGCAGGTGGCGAATACAGTGTATCGGCGCCCGAGGGGGCCTCTCTGGTGTTTTCATATATCGGTTATCTTTCGCAAACTGTAGAGGTTGGTACAAAAACGCAAATCAATATAGTTTTAAAGGTAGATGAAGCCAGCCAGAAACTGAGTGAAGTGATTGTGGTTGGATACGGAACCCAGCGTAAAAGCGACCTTACCGGTTCAGTTGCTTCTATAAGCGGAAAAGATCTGGATAAAACACCGGTGTTGGGGGCCGATCAAATGTTACAGGGAAGGGTGAGCGGTTTACAGCTTACACAATCAGACGGGCAGCCCGGCAGCGCTACTTCTGTCCGCATACGGGGTACCAATTCAATAAATTCGGGTAATGAACCTTTATATGTTATAGATGGCTTTGCAGGTGTTGGAAACCTAAGCTCCATCAACCCCAGCGACATACAATCTATCGAAGTTTTAAAAGATGCTTCCGCAACGGCAATTTATGGTAGCCGCGGTGCTAACGGGGTAATACTTATCACCACAAAAAAGGGGAAAGCCGGGCAGCATAATATAAACTTTGAATCATACACTGGCTTGCAGCACATCGCCCGTAAAATTCCGCTGATGGATGCTACACAGTTTGGCAAATACCTGAATCAATATTATACCGAATACAACGCGGCTAACCCGGCCACCGCCAAAGCCCTGCCTTATACAGATGAGCAGATTGCCGGATTTGGGAAAGGTACCGACTGGCAGGATGAGCTGTACCGCACTGCGCCTATTCAAAATTATCAGCTTAGCTTTAACGGCGGTACCAACGAAGCCCGGTATTACCTTAGCCTGAACCATTTTGATCAGGACGGTATTATGAGGGCCACCGGTTTCAGGCGCGAACTGATCCGTTTAAACCTTGACAGAAATATTGGTAAGAAGATTAAGATGGGCTTTTCTTCTCAAATATCATATAATGTACAGGCGGTTGACCCAAGTATAACAGGAGTAGGGTATGGCGCTGCCGGCGGCGCCCTGAGTATGAGCCCTATTGTACCTGTAAAAGATGCAAGCGGAGCATATACATTTGCAAATGCGCCGGCCGCATATGTTGGCACTTATGGAAACCCGGTTGCCGCTGTGGAATTGGGCAAAGACCGTATTGCTAATTCGCGCGGGCTGATCAATACCTTTGGCGAGTATGAATTTATTCCCGGCTTTAAATTTAAAAGCAGTTTTGGGGTAGACTATAATAACACCAACGAAAATTCATACCTGCCCACTACCATGTACATCGGGCAGCAAACCAACGGATCGGCTTATTCATCAAATAATATCAGCTATAGCTGGCTAAATGAAAACACATTATCTTTTAATAAGCAATTTAACAAGATCCATGCAATTGATGCCGTGGCAGGTGTTTCATTACAGGAGTTTAAAACCAAGGCTTTCAGCAGCAGCGCCCAGGGCTTTTTTACAGATAACTTAGGCACCGATAACCTGGCTTTAGGCGCCAATGTTTTAACGCCACAATCCAACACTTATAAAAATACCATCGCTTCCTATTTTGGCCGTATCAATTACCGGTTAATGGAAAAGTACCTGTTTACTTTTACCATGCGCTCTGATGGGTCTTCGCGTTTTGGGGCAACCAAAAAATGGGGTTATTTCCCGTCCGGAGCATTTGCCTGGAGAGCATCGGAAGAGAAATTTATTAAAAATATAAAACAGATTTCAGACCTGAAGATCAGGGCGAGCTACGGGGTTACCGGTAACCAGGAAATAGGCTCTTATCAATCATTATCTCAATATGCCATTAACAGCTACTCATTAGGTACTTCTACAACACGCGTGGTTGGCGTATCGCCAAATAACATTGCCAATCCAAAATTAAGCTGGGAGTCTACCGCTTCTTTTGATGTTGGCGCCGATGTAGGGTTCTTTAATAACCGCATTAGCCTTACTGCCGATTACTATCGCAAAACAACCAGCGATCTGTTGCTTAATTTTTCGATACCCCAGTCGTCGGGCTTTTCAAGCATCCTGCTTAATGCAGGGAAGGTAGGGAACCACGGGATCGAGCTCTCTTTAAATACAAGAAACATCGAGACGCAAAATTTCAACTGGTCAACCACCATTACTTACGCCGCAAACAAAAACAAAGTATTGGATATGAACGGCACCAATAATATCATGGTAGGCAGCACAGGCCCATACATTGTAACCAATGGTCTTGCCCCTTCCATTTTACGGATTGGTCAGCCAATCGGGTCCTTCTATGGCTATCATTTTGATGGCGTATATCAAACCCCGGCGCAAATTGCCGCTGCAGGTATATCAGGCGTAGTGCCGGGGGATGCCATAATCCGCGATGTTGACGGAAATAAGATCATTAATGGCAACGACCGGGAAATTATAGGGCAGGCGGCTCCGAAGTTTATTTATAGTGTCAATAACACCTTTTCCTACAAACACTTTGACCTTACCATTTTTGCACAGGGGGTACAAGGTAATAAAGTGCTTAACCTTACCAGTTATGCGCACAGTAATGGCACTACAGCAAACGTATATACCTATATGGCTAATGCCTGGAATGGTCCCGGAACCAGCAATGCCATCCCGCGAGTTCTGAGCACGTCTATACGTAATGCAGGTGTGGTAGATAACTACCTGGAAGACGGAAGTTATTTAAGGATCCAAACAGTATCGCTGGCATACAATGTACCGGTTTCGCCAAAATCTCGGGTGTTTAAGACCTCAACAGTATATTTTACGGTTCAAAACTTACACACCTTTACAAAATACACAGGTTATAACCCCGAAATAAACAGCTTTGGTGCACAAAATCTGAATGCGGGTACACAGAACCTGAACCCAGGCAGTCAGAATTTAAACCTCGGGGCCGATGTTAATTCATATCCGCCGCCACGTACCCTTTTGTTGGGGGTTAAATTAGGATTTTAAATAAAAACATATCAAATATCATTATATGAAGATAAGAATTTTAATGGCTGTTGCGATAATTGCGTTCAGCCTTACCTCGTGTAAGAAATTTCTTGCCGAGCAGCCATACAGCTTTTTAACGCCCACAAATTTTTACAAAAACCAGGGCGATGCAGTTGCGGCTTTAAACGGTGTTTTTAGTACTATGC
It contains:
- a CDS encoding sigma-70 family RNA polymerase sigma factor, coding for MPHNLSDLTDIVQEIAVHDSYIAYKKLFGLLFPSIKHFSYCLLKSPELAEEVASDVMITLWRKRKTITSINNIKVYAFVIAKNLCLNILKSNSRGRIVSLDDITINLQIDTTPEWILINDELKQSLNNAINKLPTRCKMIFRLVKEDGLSYKEVSEILNISIKTVDSQLVIASRRLSVSIKKEFNLGTVKKY
- a CDS encoding FecR family protein, producing the protein MEQERIIQLITRKLAGEATPQELRELDEWLLSFPEALYYEEVLNQIAFKNELPEETDIDKAFDLHEQKYSYEFDGYKDAGQPATIKKSLIKRWLIAASFIAISSFAFYLLYHKNNTNAAYVPDTEIVCGKRMRKKIVLPDGTNVWLNTNSKLQYNDSMLYKDRREVRLYGEAFFDVAKDKKHPFIIHTQKIAVKVLGTAFNIKAYPNDPVTETTLIRGLIELSLNSDPQRKILLRPKEKLALNENVPNEHTDKRLAPVIHNQMVIENIEPVEISNKDYFEETSWVQNKLVFKDESFEELAPKLEKWYNVTFKINNKTVANYRFTGILENETLTQALTGMQIIRPFKFKITANDVVTIN
- a CDS encoding TonB-dependent receptor; the protein is MKKEILHDKVFSVPHYRKFLLMLNWIFVLTFLFCLDVSANSYSQNAKVSFNLKDASLKKAIYTLEQKGKTRFLYSEQLLPQDKQITLDVNNVPLLDVLNKILEDTGLDYQVTDNGLVIIALKGSIIKNIDVKGKVLDDKGNSLPGVSVKVLGTNTGTVTNAGGEYSVSAPEGASLVFSYIGYLSQTVEVGTKTQINIVLKVDEASQKLSEVIVVGYGTQRKSDLTGSVASISGKDLDKTPVLGADQMLQGRVSGLQLTQSDGQPGSATSVRIRGTNSINSGNEPLYVIDGFAGVGNLSSINPSDIQSIEVLKDASATAIYGSRGANGVILITTKKGKAGQHNINFESYTGLQHIARKIPLMDATQFGKYLNQYYTEYNAANPATAKALPYTDEQIAGFGKGTDWQDELYRTAPIQNYQLSFNGGTNEARYYLSLNHFDQDGIMRATGFRRELIRLNLDRNIGKKIKMGFSSQISYNVQAVDPSITGVGYGAAGGALSMSPIVPVKDASGAYTFANAPAAYVGTYGNPVAAVELGKDRIANSRGLINTFGEYEFIPGFKFKSSFGVDYNNTNENSYLPTTMYIGQQTNGSAYSSNNISYSWLNENTLSFNKQFNKIHAIDAVAGVSLQEFKTKAFSSSAQGFFTDNLGTDNLALGANVLTPQSNTYKNTIASYFGRINYRLMEKYLFTFTMRSDGSSRFGATKKWGYFPSGAFAWRASEEKFIKNIKQISDLKIRASYGVTGNQEIGSYQSLSQYAINSYSLGTSTTRVVGVSPNNIANPKLSWESTASFDVGADVGFFNNRISLTADYYRKTTSDLLLNFSIPQSSGFSSILLNAGKVGNHGIELSLNTRNIETQNFNWSTTITYAANKNKVLDMNGTNNIMVGSTGPYIVTNGLAPSILRIGQPIGSFYGYHFDGVYQTPAQIAAAGISGVVPGDAIIRDVDGNKIINGNDREIIGQAAPKFIYSVNNTFSYKHFDLTIFAQGVQGNKVLNLTSYAHSNGTTANVYTYMANAWNGPGTSNAIPRVLSTSIRNAGVVDNYLEDGSYLRIQTVSLAYNVPVSPKSRVFKTSTVYFTVQNLHTFTKYTGYNPEINSFGAQNLNAGTQNLNPGSQNLNLGADVNSYPPPRTLLLGVKLGF